In a single window of the Campylobacter hyointestinalis subsp. lawsonii genome:
- a CDS encoding carbonic anhydrase, with protein MHNIINGAVKFMEEDFLEHKELFESLGNKQSPHTLFVGCSDSRVVPNLITNTLPGELFVVRNIGNIVPHYRISEEFLATTSAIEYAINILKIKNIIICGHSNCGGCASLYEDEKKLNLTPAVKRWLDLISDIKDEVLKYKNLDNAKRAWITERLNVINSIENLKTFPFVKDLIKSGDLKVYGWHYVIETGELYDYCDDSKSFRLLEKRIDYDKIYNEIFTDF; from the coding sequence TTGCATAATATAATAAACGGCGCGGTTAAATTTATGGAAGAGGACTTTTTAGAACATAAAGAACTATTTGAGAGTTTAGGAAACAAACAGTCTCCACACACTCTTTTTGTAGGTTGTTCAGATTCTAGAGTTGTGCCAAATTTGATAACAAACACACTGCCTGGCGAACTTTTTGTTGTAAGAAATATAGGAAATATAGTACCACATTACCGGATCAGCGAAGAGTTTTTAGCAACAACTTCAGCTATAGAATACGCTATAAACATCTTAAAAATCAAAAATATAATCATCTGCGGACATAGTAATTGTGGCGGTTGCGCATCTTTATACGAAGATGAAAAAAAGCTAAATTTAACTCCTGCGGTAAAAAGATGGCTAGATCTGATATCTGATATCAAAGATGAGGTTTTAAAATATAAAAATTTAGATAATGCAAAAAGAGCGTGGATAACAGAACGATTAAATGTTATAAATTCAATTGAAAATTTAAAAACATTTCCTTTTGTAAAGGATCTAATAAAGAGTGGAGATTTAAAGGTTTATGGTTGGCACTATGTTATAGAAACAGGCGAACTATATGATTATTGCGATGATTCAAAAAGCTTTAGACTGCTTGAAAAGAGAATAGACTATGATAAAATTTATAACGAAATTTTTACTGATTTTTAG
- a CDS encoding mechanosensitive ion channel family protein has protein sequence MIKFITKFLLIFSISVFANEIKDEQSLPQVVTQIININHQILLIKDQNRDKNQTATSDLSPINAKKYKLLESIAVFITNYTAQDNDQFKKDKVAIDKKVKLYENNTNSERYITAKIDSLSLELDEFFYQTILNLSTAFSNNAKQDAINSILQEGIISIQTGSYLNIKNFKDALSDASKNTFEQELINLDIKKTSYDEILAYLKDHSDLLASNFLFSSLNLNDVISYINRQIPIDTKVFNPGKFTLIVLIFLFFFSIRVKLSKIVFVLLTAFLSKDKKAHRDIQEQFILVIKKPMGIFLSAYAIDVCLSIFYYPSPVPIRFANFFVIAYIILVSWLLIGILDGYGMMILSKIAQKSGKKEVINLIIKILYFIVIVITILLILSRLGFDISTIIASLGIGGLAVALATKDIIANFFASILLLFDNSFSQGDWIVCAGVEGTVVEIGLRKTTIRTFDNSLVFIPNSKIMSENVKNWNRRKVGRQIKMSIGLTYSTTPDQLKECITEIKTMLQNHPGIAKSGEDSALNSSDFRLKYRQNMVSVDDLAGYKSNLFVVLDEFGDNSINILIYCFSKTVVWGEFLETKQDVMLKIMDILSKYETEFAFPSQSIYIEKLPKIEYDIANSKETKDA, from the coding sequence ATGATAAAATTTATAACGAAATTTTTACTGATTTTTAGTATATCTGTTTTTGCAAACGAGATCAAAGACGAGCAAAGCTTACCGCAAGTAGTAACGCAGATAATAAACATCAATCATCAAATTTTGCTCATCAAAGATCAAAATAGAGATAAAAATCAAACCGCAACTTCTGATCTATCGCCTATAAATGCAAAAAAATACAAGCTACTTGAGAGCATAGCAGTGTTTATCACAAACTACACAGCGCAAGATAACGATCAGTTCAAAAAAGACAAAGTCGCTATAGACAAAAAAGTAAAATTATATGAAAATAACACAAACTCTGAGCGTTATATCACGGCTAAAATCGACTCACTAAGCCTTGAGTTAGATGAGTTTTTCTATCAGACTATTTTAAATTTAAGCACCGCATTTAGTAACAACGCCAAGCAAGATGCTATAAACTCTATCTTACAAGAAGGCATAATAAGCATCCAAACAGGCAGTTATCTTAATATTAAAAATTTCAAAGACGCACTTAGCGACGCATCTAAAAACACGTTCGAACAAGAGCTTATAAATTTAGATATCAAAAAAACAAGCTACGATGAAATTTTAGCCTATTTAAAAGACCACTCAGATTTGCTTGCTAGCAACTTTTTATTTTCTAGCTTAAATTTAAATGATGTGATAAGCTATATAAACAGACAAATTCCTATCGATACAAAGGTTTTTAATCCGGGTAAATTTACACTGATAGTTTTGATTTTTCTATTTTTCTTTTCTATAAGAGTAAAACTCTCAAAGATAGTTTTTGTGTTGCTTACAGCTTTTTTATCAAAGGACAAAAAAGCACATAGAGATATACAAGAGCAGTTTATACTAGTCATCAAAAAGCCTATGGGGATATTTCTAAGTGCGTATGCTATAGACGTTTGTTTGAGTATATTTTACTATCCAAGCCCGGTGCCTATAAGATTTGCGAACTTTTTTGTTATAGCCTATATCATACTTGTCTCATGGCTACTTATAGGCATACTTGATGGCTATGGAATGATGATCTTAAGCAAAATAGCACAAAAAAGCGGTAAAAAAGAAGTTATAAATTTAATCATCAAGATCTTGTATTTTATAGTTATCGTCATCACGATACTACTCATTTTAAGTAGGCTTGGCTTTGATATCAGCACGATCATCGCATCTTTAGGAATTGGCGGTCTTGCAGTAGCACTTGCTACAAAAGACATCATAGCAAATTTCTTTGCTTCGATCTTGCTACTTTTTGATAACTCTTTTTCTCAAGGCGACTGGATAGTTTGTGCAGGAGTTGAGGGAACAGTTGTTGAAATAGGGCTTAGGAAAACGACTATAAGGACATTTGATAACTCTTTAGTCTTTATACCAAACTCAAAAATAATGAGTGAAAACGTCAAAAACTGGAACAGAAGAAAAGTAGGACGTCAGATAAAAATGAGCATAGGGCTTACATACTCTACTACACCAGACCAACTAAAAGAGTGTATAACCGAGATAAAAACTATGCTTCAAAATCATCCTGGTATCGCAAAAAGTGGCGAAGATAGCGCACTAAATTCAAGCGATTTTAGGCTAAAATATAGACAAAATATGGTTTCTGTAGATGATCTAGCAGGATATAAAAGCAACCTTTTTGTGGTTCTTGACGAGTTTGGCGACAACTCTATAAATATACTTATATACTGCTTTAGCAAAACAGTCGTTTGGGGCGAATTCTTAGAAACAAAACAAGATGTTATGCTAAAAATAATGGATATTTTAAGCAAATATGAAACAGAGTTTGCATTCCCATCTCAAAGCATATATATTGAAAAATTACCGAAAATTGAGTATGATATAGCAAATTCAAAGGAGACAAAAGATGCGTGA
- the aroC gene encoding chorismate synthase, whose amino-acid sequence MNTFGKRLRLSTFGESHGVAIGGILDGMPAGVRIDEEYLQSELDKRKPGGKYATNRKEDDKVEILSGVFGGFSTGHPIGFMIKNSNQHSKDYDNIKELFRPGHADFTYYHKFGIRDHRGGGRSSARETAARVAAGAMASMMLNEFGISVKSGVFGVGLDNAKEIDFEFAKTSKIFCLDKNKDEAWKEIILNAKNSGDSVGATILSVISGVPVGLGEVLYDKLDAALAGAFMGINGVKAVEIGDGIEASKANGSSNNDLMDKNGFKSNHAGGILGGISNGEDIIIKSYFKPTPSIFMDQATLNVSGDEVICALRGRHDPCIGIRGSVVATAMARLVIADMLLLNVSSKLENLKKIYC is encoded by the coding sequence ATGAATACTTTTGGAAAAAGGCTTAGGCTAAGTACGTTTGGAGAGAGTCATGGAGTAGCTATCGGCGGGATACTAGATGGAATGCCTGCTGGAGTAAGAATCGATGAAGAGTATCTTCAAAGCGAACTAGATAAGAGAAAACCGGGTGGAAAATACGCAACAAATAGAAAAGAAGATGATAAAGTAGAGATTTTAAGCGGTGTATTTGGTGGCTTTAGTACAGGTCATCCTATAGGTTTTATGATAAAAAACTCAAATCAGCACTCAAAAGACTATGATAATATAAAAGAGCTTTTTCGCCCAGGTCACGCAGACTTTACGTATTACCATAAATTTGGTATTCGCGACCATAGAGGTGGCGGTAGAAGTAGCGCTAGAGAGACTGCGGCGCGAGTAGCTGCTGGCGCGATGGCTTCAATGATGTTAAATGAATTTGGTATAAGCGTAAAAAGCGGTGTATTTGGCGTGGGCTTGGATAATGCTAAAGAGATTGATTTTGAATTTGCTAAAACAAGCAAAATATTTTGCTTAGACAAAAACAAAGATGAGGCTTGGAAAGAGATCATACTTAATGCTAAAAATAGCGGAGATAGCGTAGGTGCGACTATTTTAAGTGTGATAAGTGGCGTTCCAGTAGGGCTTGGAGAAGTATTATATGATAAGCTAGATGCTGCTCTTGCAGGTGCATTTATGGGGATAAATGGCGTAAAAGCAGTAGAGATCGGCGATGGTATAGAAGCGTCAAAAGCAAACGGCTCTTCAAATAATGATCTTATGGATAAAAATGGCTTTAAGTCAAATCACGCCGGAGGAATTTTGGGCGGAATTTCAAATGGCGAGGATATCATCATAAAAAGCTATTTTAAGCCGACGCCGAGCATTTTTATGGATCAGGCGACTTTAAATGTTAGTGGCGATGAGGTGATATGCGCTTTAAGAGGACGCCATGACCCTTGTATAGGAATTCGCGGAAGCGTGGTAGCAACTGCTATGGCTAGGTTGGTGATAGCTGATATGTTGCTTTTAAATGTAAGCTCTAAGCTAGAAAATTTAAAAAAAATATACTGCTAA
- the rnc gene encoding ribonuclease III, which yields MDKLKRLENLVGYKFKNKELLKEALTHKSMKTSCNNERLEFLGDAVLDLIVGEYLFFKFNHTDEGNLSKLRAALVNEKSFAKLSSNINLGEFLYLSTAEENNNGRNKPSLLSDALEALMGAIYLESGLEKVKEIFTKLLEKEYKNIDLKSLGKDYKTALQEITQARFGVTPKYELVSSSGPDHKKVFEMAVYLDGKELARSFGSSKKEAEQSAALKVLQGIEQ from the coding sequence ATGGATAAGCTAAAAAGGCTAGAAAATTTAGTAGGTTATAAATTTAAAAATAAAGAGCTTTTAAAAGAAGCTCTAACTCACAAAAGTATGAAAACTAGTTGTAATAATGAACGCCTTGAGTTTTTGGGTGATGCTGTTTTGGATCTCATAGTAGGAGAGTATCTATTTTTTAAATTTAATCATACTGATGAGGGGAATTTAAGTAAGCTTAGAGCCGCTTTAGTAAATGAAAAAAGCTTTGCAAAGCTAAGTAGCAACATAAACTTAGGCGAGTTTTTGTATCTCTCAACAGCTGAAGAAAACAATAACGGCAGAAACAAACCAAGCCTACTTAGCGATGCTCTAGAAGCTCTTATGGGGGCGATATACCTTGAGAGTGGGCTTGAAAAAGTAAAAGAGATATTTACAAAACTTCTAGAAAAAGAGTATAAAAATATCGATCTAAAGAGTTTGGGTAAAGACTATAAAACCGCACTTCAAGAGATTACTCAAGCTAGATTTGGGGTTACTCCAAAATACGAGCTAGTAAGCTCAAGTGGGCCTGATCATAAAAAAGTCTTTGAAATGGCTGTGTATCTAGATGGTAAAGAACTTGCAAGAAGTTTTGGTTCAAGTAAAAAAGAGGCCGAGCAAAGTGCTGCTCTTAAAGTTTTACAAGGAATTGAGCAATGA
- the rnhA gene encoding ribonuclease HI, which translates to MKTVCLFSDGSCLGNPGSGGWAYILEYGEAKKSASGGKANTTNNQMELIAVIEGLKALKEPCEVLLYTDSSYVANGINLWLPSWVKKGFKNVKNSAIWKELLELLERHKVSAHWVKAHNGHPQNEECDTLARNEAIKVQNG; encoded by the coding sequence TTGAAAACAGTATGCCTTTTTAGCGATGGAAGTTGCCTTGGAAATCCTGGAAGTGGAGGCTGGGCATATATACTTGAGTATGGGGAAGCTAAAAAATCAGCAAGTGGCGGCAAAGCAAATACAACAAACAATCAAATGGAGCTCATAGCAGTCATAGAAGGTCTAAAAGCGCTTAAAGAGCCTTGCGAAGTTTTGCTTTATACAGATAGTTCGTATGTGGCAAATGGTATAAATTTATGGCTTCCTAGTTGGGTAAAAAAGGGGTTTAAAAACGTAAAAAATAGTGCTATTTGGAAGGAGCTTTTAGAACTTTTAGAACGCCATAAAGTAAGTGCTCACTGGGTAAAAGCTCACAATGGTCATCCGCAAAACGAAGAGTGCGACACTCTAGCAAGAAACGAAGCGATAAAGGTACAAAATGGATAA
- a CDS encoding tetratricopeptide repeat protein: MDFFFIEYRDPIFGLIVLFAAVLLVAISSYALGIWGVKDENRSIEKFVKKFENSSGLSQKHKNMLLDLDIDINSLSVLALTFAKSGDFDKAISVYLVALEKSKDKKEREFLLTSLGKIYIKAGFLKRASDMFLEAIKLRARNDEALRYLSVCYEKLRMYKNCLEALDALDEQGVIDKAEIAYTKALILRDEPMKFDAKIKGFLELSDDFEPLKRMALEQFIKNGEPLSSLSVFPKLDICKDLMFRLKEPVNLQDSEFRQFFKSLNLIKDEIEIEDFNLSLFKAAKDNGINATLSFSYFCSQCKTSYPIFFYRCPNCVRLGSCKILTQISKDEIENSMPF, encoded by the coding sequence TTGGATTTCTTTTTTATAGAATATCGTGATCCTATTTTTGGGCTAATTGTTCTTTTTGCTGCAGTTCTTTTAGTCGCTATATCAAGTTATGCTTTGGGAATTTGGGGCGTAAAAGATGAAAATCGCAGTATAGAAAAATTTGTCAAAAAATTTGAAAACTCTAGCGGTCTTAGCCAAAAGCACAAAAATATGCTTTTAGATCTTGATATCGATATAAACTCACTTAGCGTTTTGGCTCTTACATTTGCTAAAAGTGGAGATTTTGACAAAGCCATAAGCGTATATTTAGTCGCGCTTGAAAAATCAAAAGACAAAAAAGAGCGTGAGTTTTTGCTAACTAGTCTGGGTAAAATTTATATAAAAGCCGGTTTTTTAAAACGAGCAAGCGATATGTTTTTAGAGGCGATAAAACTAAGAGCTAGAAACGATGAGGCTCTTAGGTATTTAAGCGTTTGTTATGAAAAACTTAGAATGTATAAAAACTGCCTTGAAGCGCTTGATGCGTTAGACGAACAAGGGGTGATAGACAAAGCTGAAATAGCCTATACAAAAGCACTTATATTAAGAGACGAGCCTATGAAATTCGATGCAAAGATAAAGGGATTTTTAGAGCTTAGCGATGATTTTGAACCGCTTAAACGTATGGCTTTAGAGCAGTTCATAAAAAACGGCGAACCGCTTAGTTCGCTTAGTGTTTTTCCAAAACTTGATATCTGCAAAGATCTAATGTTTAGGCTAAAAGAACCGGTAAATTTACAAGATAGTGAGTTTAGGCAGTTTTTTAAGAGCTTAAATTTAATAAAAGACGAGATAGAAATCGAAGATTTTAATTTATCTCTTTTTAAAGCGGCAAAAGATAACGGGATAAATGCAACTCTTAGTTTTAGTTATTTTTGTTCGCAGTGTAAGACTAGCTATCCTATCTTTTTTTATCGTTGCCCAAATTGTGTGAGACTAGGAAGTTGCAAGATCCTTACTCAAATTTCAAAGGATGAGATTGAAAACAGTATGCCTTTTTAG
- a CDS encoding MFS transporter — MFLNKNIILLLLGQGFSGAVVSLLTFSSGLAGKWLLDGILYAKDCLHFYNSSFASLPISATLCGAFIAVFFSSNLMQKFGRKKVFLYASLIGCLGAGFAMFSLVSGLFYLFCFATFLLGFFTALNQFYRFLANEALNLATQNDKNRATAFVVAGGIMGGILGPNLANIGTLIFDTPFVGSFLFALLLCAINFAITLPLTLTSPNTKKPSQKVPLLTCLKEPNFILATLACAFGFAFMTLIMNAAPLAMSEYKFSYDEAKSVLVWHFIAMYAPSLFLAFFMKNLSPFRLILLGILFYLIAVLVALFSVSFWGFWVSLVLVGIGWAFSFNGGTFMLNAINSEYKLRLQGLNAISIFGANLLASSSVGFVLANGGWEVLNLISFGFIVIFLSIIFGLKKI, encoded by the coding sequence ATGTTCCTAAACAAAAATATCATTTTATTGCTTTTAGGGCAAGGTTTTAGTGGCGCTGTTGTCTCTTTGCTAACTTTTAGTAGTGGATTAGCTGGAAAGTGGCTACTTGATGGTATTTTGTATGCTAAGGATTGTTTGCATTTTTATAATAGCAGTTTTGCCTCTCTTCCTATCTCTGCTACGCTTTGCGGGGCATTTATAGCTGTATTTTTTTCATCAAATTTAATGCAAAAATTTGGTAGAAAAAAGGTCTTTTTATATGCTTCTTTGATTGGTTGTTTGGGCGCTGGTTTTGCTATGTTTTCACTAGTGTCTGGGCTATTTTATCTATTTTGTTTTGCGACTTTTTTGCTCGGATTTTTTACCGCACTCAATCAATTTTATAGATTTTTAGCTAATGAAGCTCTAAATTTAGCTACGCAAAATGACAAAAACAGAGCTACAGCCTTTGTCGTAGCAGGCGGGATAATGGGTGGTATTTTAGGACCAAATTTAGCAAACATCGGCACTTTGATATTTGATACACCTTTTGTTGGCTCATTTTTATTTGCGCTTTTGCTTTGTGCTATAAATTTTGCTATTACTCTGCCATTAACGCTTACTTCACCAAATACTAAAAAACCATCTCAAAAAGTCCCTTTACTAACTTGCTTAAAAGAGCCAAATTTTATTCTTGCTACGCTAGCTTGCGCTTTTGGATTTGCATTTATGACGCTCATTATGAACGCAGCACCGCTTGCGATGAGTGAATATAAATTTAGCTATGACGAAGCTAAAAGTGTGCTTGTGTGGCACTTCATAGCTATGTATGCACCAAGCTTATTTTTAGCGTTTTTTATGAAAAATTTAAGTCCGTTTAGGCTTATTTTACTTGGGATTTTGTTCTATTTGATTGCTGTTTTGGTAGCACTTTTTAGCGTGAGTTTTTGGGGATTTTGGGTGAGTTTAGTGCTTGTTGGTATCGGCTGGGCGTTTAGTTTTAATGGCGGAACATTTATGCTAAATGCCATAAACTCAGAGTATAAACTACGCTTACAAGGTCTAAATGCTATTAGCATTTTTGGAGCAAATTTACTAGCAAGTTCTAGCGTAGGATTTGTGCTAGCAAATGGTGGTTGGGAAGTGCTAAATTTGATTTCTTTTGGATTTATAGTGATATTTTTATCTATTATTTTCGGACTTAAAAAGATATGA
- the dnaG gene encoding DNA primase — translation MIEPSSIENLKAIIDISDVISSYIPLKKSGGNFVCVCPFHNDKNPSMSISPSKGIFHCFACKAGGDAIKFIMDYEKLSYIEAVEKLANMYNFTLTYTKAQNSHKIDKKVLENLNLHYKSLLYKNQEALNYLYNRGINDAMIEIWELGWASENQNTLNLLQNENIDKETALQTGAIKQNEHGIYASFINRITFPIYNHLGNLVGFGGRTISGNPAKYVNSPQSQIFDKSRLLYGYDKAKNEIYKKGEMIICEGYMDCIMLHKAGINNAVAVLGVALTDKHIPLLKRGDIKVVLSFDSDDAGRSAAFKSARLLALNEIDGRVVLISGEKDPADMIVSGKANELKTMLSGGVELGEFYIRELISSKKPQTPLEISHTLEAVQEFTKNLKEVVANSYIPLVATMLSLDPSSFSLSAKGYRKTTPNLANSLKSQPKKDLLELEILKNMLINPQILQIVKNECDESMFMTHKETYKAVVGSQNPNNPYIRELNLQGDLEVYKDFEPLKQAIKILKTNFCDKAIKTIANSNSQDKFEQIKKLQNIKKQLKGM, via the coding sequence ATGATAGAACCAAGTAGTATAGAAAATTTAAAAGCCATAATAGATATAAGCGATGTCATAAGTAGCTACATACCGCTGAAAAAATCAGGTGGAAACTTTGTGTGCGTATGTCCATTTCACAACGATAAAAACCCATCAATGAGCATAAGCCCTAGCAAAGGAATATTTCACTGTTTTGCTTGTAAAGCAGGTGGTGATGCTATCAAATTTATAATGGACTATGAGAAACTTAGCTATATAGAAGCGGTTGAAAAACTTGCAAATATGTATAACTTTACCCTGACTTATACGAAAGCACAAAACAGCCATAAAATAGATAAAAAAGTACTTGAAAATCTAAATTTACACTATAAAAGCCTACTTTACAAAAATCAGGAGGCATTAAACTATCTATATAATCGCGGTATAAATGACGCTATGATAGAGATCTGGGAGCTAGGCTGGGCTAGTGAGAATCAAAACACGCTAAATTTACTTCAAAATGAAAATATAGACAAGGAAACAGCCTTGCAAACAGGTGCGATAAAACAAAACGAACACGGAATTTATGCAAGTTTTATTAACCGCATAACTTTTCCTATCTACAATCATCTTGGAAATTTAGTCGGATTTGGCGGTCGCACGATATCGGGTAACCCTGCAAAATATGTAAATTCGCCCCAAAGCCAGATCTTTGACAAATCCAGACTTCTATACGGATATGATAAGGCTAAAAATGAAATTTATAAAAAAGGCGAGATGATTATCTGCGAAGGCTATATGGACTGCATAATGCTACATAAAGCAGGGATAAATAACGCCGTAGCCGTCTTAGGAGTAGCCTTAACAGACAAGCATATACCGCTACTAAAAAGAGGCGATATAAAGGTTGTTCTTAGCTTTGATAGTGATGATGCAGGCAGAAGCGCAGCATTTAAAAGTGCTAGACTACTTGCACTAAATGAGATAGATGGACGCGTAGTTCTCATAAGCGGCGAAAAAGATCCAGCCGATATGATAGTAAGTGGCAAAGCTAATGAGCTAAAAACTATGCTTAGTGGTGGAGTTGAGCTTGGAGAGTTTTACATAAGAGAGCTGATATCAAGCAAAAAACCACAAACCCCATTAGAAATCAGCCATACACTTGAAGCAGTGCAAGAATTCACAAAAAATTTAAAAGAAGTTGTAGCAAACTCATACATACCGCTAGTTGCGACTATGCTTAGCTTAGATCCTTCTAGCTTTAGCTTAAGCGCCAAAGGATACCGCAAAACTACACCAAATTTAGCAAATTCTTTAAAGTCACAACCTAAAAAAGATCTACTTGAACTTGAAATTTTAAAAAATATGCTGATAAATCCACAAATCTTACAAATAGTAAAAAACGAATGCGACGAAAGTATGTTTATGACGCACAAAGAGACTTATAAGGCTGTAGTTGGCTCACAAAATCCAAATAATCCTTATATCAGAGAGCTAAATTTACAAGGCGATTTAGAGGTATATAAAGACTTTGAGCCTTTAAAACAAGCTATAAAAATTCTAAAAACAAATTTCTGCGATAAAGCTATAAAAACAATCGCAAATTCAAATTCACAAGACAAATTTGAACAGATAAAAAAACTTCAAAATATAAAAAAACAACTCAAAGGAATGTAA
- a CDS encoding ATP-binding protein: MEKKCLALFSGGLDSMLAIKLMSLQGIEVHALNIDIGFGGDPNKIETMTKRAAMAGASFESVNVRSRYLQEVLFNPKFGYGKQFNPCIDCHGFMFRTAISMLKDYGASFVISGEVIGQRPMSQRNDAMVHVKNLALDTEDIVLRPLCAKLLKPTKVEREGLVDREKLLALNGRGRNPQLSLAKEFGFEDYETPGGGCLYTMESFANRIRDFIKFDKDMSENDLQSLRYGRHLRLLEGAKMIIGRDENDNAHLEALNLDKMYSINFDDVVGAHSFISKDASKRDLEFGARLAITYCKSDPSQIYTAKIGDLTIDVKPFEDKKVASDFFIK, from the coding sequence ATGGAGAAAAAATGTCTAGCTCTATTTAGCGGAGGTCTTGATAGTATGCTTGCAATAAAGCTTATGAGCCTTCAAGGCATAGAAGTTCATGCGTTAAATATCGATATTGGATTTGGTGGTGATCCAAATAAAATAGAAACTATGACCAAAAGAGCTGCCATGGCAGGAGCGAGCTTTGAGAGCGTAAATGTCAGGAGTCGCTACTTACAAGAAGTACTTTTTAATCCAAAATTTGGCTATGGAAAACAATTTAATCCTTGCATTGATTGCCATGGGTTTATGTTTAGGACAGCGATCTCTATGTTAAAAGATTACGGTGCAAGCTTTGTCATCAGTGGCGAAGTCATCGGTCAGCGTCCTATGAGCCAAAGAAACGATGCTATGGTTCATGTCAAAAATCTAGCCTTAGACACCGAAGATATCGTGCTTCGCCCACTTTGTGCTAAACTACTAAAACCAACAAAAGTTGAGCGCGAAGGCTTAGTAGATAGAGAAAAACTCTTAGCTTTAAATGGTAGAGGCAGAAATCCTCAACTCTCTCTTGCAAAAGAATTTGGTTTTGAAGACTACGAAACGCCTGGTGGAGGATGTTTATACACTATGGAAAGCTTCGCAAATCGCATAAGAGATTTTATAAAATTTGATAAAGATATGAGTGAAAACGACTTGCAAAGTCTGCGTTATGGTCGTCATTTGCGTCTGCTAGAAGGTGCAAAAATGATAATCGGACGCGATGAAAATGATAATGCTCATCTAGAAGCTTTAAATTTAGATAAGATGTATAGCATCAACTTTGATGATGTAGTAGGTGCTCATTCATTCATATCAAAAGATGCTTCAAAGAGAGATTTAGAGTTTGGTGCAAGACTTGCTATAACATACTGCAAAAGCGATCCATCACAAATTTACACCGCAAAAATAGGCGATTTGACCATAGACGTAAAACCTTTTGAAGACAAAAAGGTCGCTAGTGACTTCTTTATAAAATAA
- a CDS encoding radical SAM/SPASM domain-containing protein has translation MFKKVYIEISDICSCKCSFCPSPNQPKKGAMSLELFEYVLKQISPFTKCVCLHILGDPLEVVNLKEYINLVAKFDLKIDLVTTGKMLYRHSFDMLLESPIHQISFSLSAFLDKNSKFRDDYVLNLLAFCNASLTKKSDTFINLRIQSDFLLKNDINLQKLINAFEEHFNINLNSELKRIKEDFAKGLYPKNTKIRLARKILLNLKASFEWKSSNSKTIQKTCYALKDQLGILSDASVVPCCIDYAAKINLGNLKTADLSQILNSKRAINIKNSFAKGIAIEKTCQKCGYITGVS, from the coding sequence ATGTTTAAAAAAGTCTATATCGAGATAAGTGATATCTGCTCGTGTAAATGTAGCTTTTGTCCATCGCCAAACCAGCCAAAAAAAGGTGCGATGAGCTTAGAGCTTTTTGAGTATGTTTTAAAGCAGATCTCGCCATTTACAAAATGCGTTTGTCTGCATATTTTGGGCGATCCTTTGGAAGTAGTAAATTTAAAAGAGTATATAAATTTAGTAGCCAAATTTGATCTAAAGATCGATCTAGTAACGACTGGTAAAATGCTTTATAGACATAGTTTTGATATGCTTTTAGAGTCTCCAATACACCAAATTTCATTTTCTTTGAGTGCATTTTTGGATAAAAACAGCAAATTTAGAGATGATTATGTCTTAAATTTACTCGCATTTTGCAATGCAAGTTTAACAAAAAAAAGCGATACATTTATAAATTTACGCATCCAAAGCGACTTTTTACTTAAAAACGATATAAATTTACAAAAGCTCATAAATGCGTTTGAAGAGCATTTTAATATAAATTTAAATAGCGAGTTAAAACGTATAAAAGAGGACTTTGCAAAAGGTCTTTATCCTAAAAATACAAAAATTCGTCTTGCTAGAAAAATACTACTAAATTTAAAAGCATCATTTGAATGGAAAAGCTCAAACTCAAAAACCATTCAAAAAACCTGTTACGCACTAAAAGATCAGCTAGGAATTCTCAGTGACGCTTCTGTCGTGCCTTGTTGCATCGACTACGCAGCAAAGATAAATCTTGGCAATCTAAAAACCGCGGATCTAAGCCAAATTCTAAACTCAAAGCGTGCTATAAATATCAAAAATTCATTCGCAAAAGGTATTGCGATAGAAAAAACTTGTCAAAAATGTGGATATATAACAGGCGTTAGTTAA